Proteins from a single region of Dyadobacter fanqingshengii:
- a CDS encoding BamA/TamA family outer membrane protein → MNLKRRYKTIYFPLFVLLFIQTAYAQTVETDTTAKVVVGDILVEGNHRTRAGIILREMAVKTGDTLQARSLAETLEIDRRKIVNTNLFITVDLLPKRNPDSIRTDIRIVVKERWYLIIVPVFQLADRNFNEWWYERKRDLSRTTYGVYMSYGNVTGRADKLRFLAEFGFIPKFEVAYTLPYIDKAQKTGITIGSSYSVNKTTAFRTWRDKLQYFNSEDINRERFYSYVSISRRNKYYTFHTADLRWSYSKISDTIATLNPNYLLNGRTIQRYFQLTYTFSYDKRDNIQYALRGQSLALQLSKIGLLPTDDVNMTYFYGSYRKYIPISKRWFFNTGVRGRVSLPKRQPYLQTIGLGYRNDLVRGYELYVVDGQDYALLKNELKYKLFSFQKHFSFIPVKQFNTLPLAAYINTFADAGYVKNSYPEFSNTRLGNSMLYGAGAGLDIVTFYNILARFNLTLNGKGERRFFFNVSREF, encoded by the coding sequence ATGAACCTAAAAAGACGCTATAAGACGATATATTTCCCTTTATTCGTATTACTTTTTATCCAAACCGCTTACGCGCAAACAGTCGAAACCGATACGACTGCAAAAGTTGTGGTAGGCGACATTCTGGTAGAAGGAAATCACCGCACCCGGGCCGGCATTATCCTGCGGGAAATGGCCGTTAAAACCGGTGACACATTGCAGGCACGCTCTCTTGCCGAAACATTGGAAATCGACCGAAGGAAAATTGTTAATACAAATCTTTTCATCACTGTTGATCTGCTTCCAAAAAGGAACCCGGATTCCATCCGCACGGACATTCGAATTGTAGTGAAGGAACGTTGGTATCTCATTATTGTGCCCGTTTTTCAGCTCGCCGACCGGAATTTCAATGAATGGTGGTACGAACGAAAACGCGATCTGTCGCGAACAACCTACGGCGTTTACATGAGTTACGGCAATGTGACCGGCCGGGCCGATAAGCTGCGTTTTCTGGCTGAGTTTGGTTTTATTCCAAAATTCGAAGTGGCCTATACGTTACCTTATATTGACAAAGCCCAAAAAACAGGCATCACGATCGGCTCTTCTTATTCGGTTAACAAGACAACGGCTTTCCGAACGTGGCGGGATAAGCTGCAATATTTTAATAGTGAGGACATTAACCGCGAAAGATTCTATTCCTATGTAAGCATTAGCCGCCGAAACAAATATTACACATTCCACACGGCTGATCTGCGGTGGAGTTACAGCAAAATTTCCGACACCATCGCGACCCTTAACCCTAATTATCTGCTTAACGGAAGAACCATTCAGCGTTATTTTCAGCTGACCTACACATTCAGTTATGACAAGCGGGATAATATTCAGTATGCATTGCGTGGACAAAGCCTTGCATTACAGCTCTCTAAAATCGGATTGTTGCCTACGGACGACGTAAACATGACCTATTTCTATGGTTCTTACCGAAAATACATTCCCATTTCCAAAAGATGGTTTTTCAATACAGGCGTTCGGGGAAGGGTTTCGTTGCCAAAGCGGCAGCCTTATTTGCAGACGATCGGGTTAGGTTACAGAAACGACCTTGTGCGGGGTTATGAGCTATATGTGGTTGACGGACAGGATTATGCGTTGCTGAAAAACGAATTGAAATACAAGCTCTTTTCATTCCAGAAACATTTCTCTTTTATCCCGGTCAAGCAGTTCAATACGCTTCCGCTGGCTGCTTATATCAACACTTTCGCGGACGCTGGTTATGTCAAGAACAGTTATCCGGAGTTCAGTAACACCAGGTTGGGTAACTCCATGTTGTACGGCGCCGGTGCAGGTCTTGATATTGTTACTTTTTACAATATATTGGCAAGATTCAACCTCACTTTGAACGGAAAAGGCGAGCGAAGATTCTTTTTCAATGTTTCCCGCGAATTCTGA
- a CDS encoding peptidylprolyl isomerase gives MKNQKSLVLAVLCLFSVGVFAQKSSKKDEVVTIKTNLGTIRVILFDETPKHKANFLKLTKDKFYDDLLFHRVIDDFMIQGGDPNSRNAKPDDMLGKGDNGYKIPAEFSPKLFHQKGALAAARDNNPAKESSGCQFYIVQGRKWSKNDLNKQAARAARKLTDSQRKVYEEIGGTPHLDGSYTVFGQVIDGMEVIDKIGAVEKDERDRPEKDVSMKMSVKKMKKKKITKKYGWQYEA, from the coding sequence ATGAAAAACCAAAAATCATTAGTTCTGGCAGTGCTATGCCTGTTTTCTGTGGGTGTTTTTGCCCAAAAGAGCTCGAAAAAAGATGAAGTCGTGACGATCAAAACGAATTTGGGCACCATCAGGGTGATCCTGTTTGACGAAACGCCAAAGCATAAGGCCAATTTTCTAAAACTCACAAAGGATAAATTCTACGACGACCTGCTTTTCCACCGCGTTATTGACGATTTCATGATCCAGGGCGGCGATCCGAATTCGAGAAATGCCAAGCCGGACGATATGCTGGGCAAAGGCGATAACGGCTATAAAATCCCCGCGGAGTTTAGTCCGAAACTATTCCACCAAAAAGGCGCACTGGCCGCAGCGCGTGACAATAATCCCGCAAAAGAATCCAGCGGATGCCAGTTTTACATTGTGCAAGGTAGGAAATGGAGCAAAAACGACTTGAACAAGCAGGCCGCCCGCGCTGCCAGAAAGCTGACCGACTCTCAAAGGAAAGTGTATGAGGAAATCGGCGGAACGCCACATTTGGATGGCTCCTACACCGTTTTCGGTCAGGTAATCGATGGAATGGAAGTGATTGACAAGATCGGCGCAGTCGAAAAAGACGAGCGTGACAGGCCGGAAAAGGATGTTTCTATGAAAATGTCTGTCAAAAAAATGAAGAAGAAAAAGATTACCAAAAAATACGGCTGGCAATACGAAGCTTAA
- a CDS encoding SDR family oxidoreductase produces the protein MLKKRILITGSNGLLGQKLVDLLAGNDAYEIFATANGENRLSISEGYRYLEMDVTNAGQVDEVLTQVKPHVIIHTAAMTNVDQCEMEKDACWKLNVTAVEILINACKKHNIFLEHVSTDFIFDGTSGPYSEEDEPNPISFYGWSKYAAEKAVMHSDIQWAIARTVLVYGIAHDMSRSNIILWVKKSLEEGKAIKVVTDQFRTPTLAEDLAMGCFLIADQRAEGVFHISGKDFLTPYEMAIMTADYFALDKSLISPTDASSFTQPARRPPRTGFDLKKSRNVLGYEPHTFREGIAILAKQIGL, from the coding sequence ATGCTAAAAAAACGAATACTGATCACCGGCTCCAACGGCTTGCTGGGGCAGAAACTAGTGGATCTGCTGGCTGGAAATGACGCTTATGAAATATTCGCCACTGCAAACGGTGAAAACCGGTTAAGCATTTCCGAAGGTTATCGCTATCTGGAAATGGACGTAACCAATGCTGGCCAGGTAGACGAAGTGCTCACGCAGGTAAAGCCGCACGTCATTATCCACACCGCTGCCATGACCAATGTGGATCAATGTGAAATGGAGAAAGATGCTTGCTGGAAGCTTAATGTAACAGCAGTGGAAATCCTGATCAACGCTTGTAAAAAGCACAACATTTTCCTTGAACACGTTTCCACCGACTTCATTTTTGACGGAACTTCCGGCCCGTATAGCGAGGAAGACGAGCCCAATCCGATCAGTTTTTACGGTTGGAGCAAATACGCAGCAGAAAAAGCGGTCATGCATTCCGACATTCAATGGGCCATAGCGCGCACTGTGCTGGTTTATGGTATAGCGCATGATATGAGCCGCAGCAACATTATTCTTTGGGTAAAAAAATCATTGGAAGAAGGCAAGGCGATCAAAGTCGTTACAGACCAATTCCGTACGCCAACATTGGCTGAAGACCTTGCTATGGGTTGCTTTTTAATCGCAGATCAGCGCGCAGAAGGCGTTTTCCACATTTCAGGCAAAGACTTTCTGACACCTTATGAAATGGCAATTATGACTGCAGATTATTTTGCGCTGGACAAATCGCTCATTTCTCCCACAGACGCCTCTTCTTTCACCCAACCAGCCCGCCGCCCGCCAAGAACCGGTTTTGACCTAAAAAAATCCCGGAACGTGCTCGGCTACGAACCGCACACATTCCGGGAAGGAATCGCCATTCTGGCGAAGCAGATTGGCCTTTAA